In one window of Paenarthrobacter nicotinovorans DNA:
- a CDS encoding ATP-dependent DNA helicase UvrD2 encodes MTEVFFDAGGSLEERILGGLDDEQREVASTLTGPMCVLAGAGTGKTRAITHRIAYGVHSGVYSPQRLLAVTFTARAAAEMRSRLRDLGVANVQARTFHAAALRQLQFFWPQAIGGTLPNLLDHKANMIAEASRRLRLSTDRASIRDLAAEIEWAKVSMLTPANYLENAQGRGTPGGFDLTAVSRVFQAYEDIKTDRNVIDFEDVLLITVGILQEDPKVAATVREQYRHFVVDEYQDVSPLQQRLLDLWLGGRDELCVVGDASQTIYSFTGASPKHLLGFKTQFPGASVVKLIRDYRSTPQVVKLANDLLGSRRSGGPVADAAWAPPLKLVAQRPSGPEPKFMECPDDEAEAAVVAGRIQELLDAGVQASEIAILFRTNGQSEAYEQALASAGIGYQLRGGERFFARKEVRDAILQLRAATRAVAEGPQEPLGQIVRDIVASLGYTEAAPHNGGALRERWESLAALVALADELAVSRGESFTLAEFVNELQERSVAQHAPTVQGVTLASLHSAKGLEWDAVFLVGLSEGLMPISFADTPEDVDEERRLLYVGITRAREHLNLSWSTARTPGGRANRKPSRFLDGLRPDSVASANARSKTGPVRRKAAAPASCRVCGSMLATGAERKVGRCNQCPPSYEEQTFDALRQWRKDEAKSADVPAYVVFTDATLTAIAEAKPTSLEELAGLAGIGPSKLERYGEAVLAVLAESAVL; translated from the coding sequence GTGACAGAGGTGTTTTTCGACGCCGGTGGCTCACTTGAGGAGCGCATCCTCGGCGGCTTGGACGACGAGCAACGTGAAGTGGCAAGTACCCTGACAGGTCCCATGTGCGTGCTGGCCGGAGCTGGTACCGGAAAGACCCGTGCCATCACCCACCGCATCGCTTACGGTGTCCACTCAGGGGTCTACAGCCCTCAGCGGCTGCTGGCCGTGACATTCACCGCGCGGGCCGCTGCCGAAATGCGCAGCAGGCTTCGCGATCTTGGCGTGGCCAATGTGCAGGCCCGCACCTTCCACGCCGCAGCTTTGAGGCAGTTGCAGTTTTTCTGGCCGCAAGCCATTGGCGGCACCTTGCCGAATCTCTTGGACCACAAGGCCAACATGATCGCGGAGGCCTCCCGCCGCTTGCGCCTCAGTACGGACCGCGCTTCCATCAGGGACCTGGCGGCGGAGATCGAATGGGCAAAGGTATCCATGCTGACGCCCGCCAATTACCTGGAGAACGCCCAGGGCCGTGGGACGCCGGGCGGGTTCGATCTGACGGCAGTTTCGCGGGTTTTCCAAGCATACGAGGACATCAAGACTGACCGTAACGTCATCGATTTCGAAGATGTCCTGCTCATTACAGTGGGAATTCTCCAGGAGGATCCCAAGGTGGCTGCGACCGTTCGCGAGCAGTACCGGCATTTTGTGGTGGATGAGTACCAGGATGTTTCCCCGCTCCAGCAGCGGCTCCTGGATTTATGGCTTGGTGGCCGCGATGAGTTGTGCGTGGTCGGAGACGCCAGTCAGACCATCTATTCCTTCACAGGAGCCTCTCCCAAGCACCTGTTGGGATTCAAAACACAATTCCCTGGTGCAAGCGTGGTCAAGCTCATCCGTGACTACCGGTCCACACCCCAGGTCGTGAAGCTGGCCAACGATCTTCTCGGATCCCGGCGGAGCGGGGGACCCGTCGCCGATGCCGCATGGGCGCCGCCCCTCAAGCTCGTGGCCCAACGACCGTCCGGTCCGGAACCGAAGTTCATGGAGTGCCCGGACGACGAGGCCGAGGCAGCTGTCGTCGCAGGCAGGATCCAGGAGCTGCTCGATGCCGGGGTCCAGGCCAGCGAGATAGCCATCCTTTTCCGTACCAACGGTCAATCCGAGGCTTACGAACAGGCGTTGGCATCTGCGGGCATCGGTTACCAGCTTCGGGGTGGTGAACGGTTCTTCGCCCGAAAGGAAGTCCGTGATGCCATCCTGCAACTCCGGGCTGCCACCCGGGCCGTTGCGGAGGGCCCCCAGGAGCCCCTGGGCCAGATCGTTCGGGACATCGTAGCGTCCCTGGGATACACCGAAGCTGCCCCGCATAACGGGGGAGCCCTCCGTGAGCGCTGGGAATCTTTGGCCGCGCTGGTCGCCCTGGCTGACGAGTTGGCTGTGAGCCGCGGTGAGTCATTCACGTTGGCTGAGTTCGTCAACGAGCTCCAGGAACGTTCCGTGGCCCAACATGCCCCGACGGTCCAGGGTGTCACGCTTGCTTCGCTCCACTCTGCCAAGGGCCTCGAATGGGACGCAGTGTTCCTGGTGGGCCTCAGCGAAGGCCTGATGCCGATCTCCTTCGCCGATACGCCCGAAGACGTGGACGAGGAACGGCGGTTGCTCTACGTGGGCATCACCCGCGCACGTGAACACCTGAACCTGTCATGGTCAACGGCACGCACACCCGGCGGGAGGGCCAACCGTAAACCATCGAGGTTCCTGGACGGCCTTCGCCCCGACTCCGTGGCGTCCGCAAACGCCCGTAGCAAGACAGGCCCGGTGCGCAGGAAAGCTGCCGCACCGGCGTCGTGCAGGGTGTGCGGAAGCATGCTCGCCACCGGCGCTGAACGGAAGGTGGGACGCTGCAACCAATGCCCGCCCTCTTACGAGGAACAAACGTTCGACGCCCTGCGGCAATGGCGCAAAGACGAGGCAAAATCCGCCGATGTCCCTGCCTACGTCGTTTTCACCGACGCCACCTTGACGGCAATCGCCGAGGCCAAACCGACCTCCCTGGAAGAGCTGGCGGGCCTGGCCGGCATCGGACCGTCCAAGCTGGAGCGCTATGGCGAAGCTGTCCTGGCGGTCTTGGCGGAGAGCGCTGTTCTCTGA
- a CDS encoding M48 metallopeptidase family protein encodes MAGARAGDRDVPQVTDDGAPVVVRRSTRRRRTVAAFWEDGNAVVAIPASFTKSQEREWVRRMLAKLKKQGEQRSGRSKRRPATDEVLAEHAAHLSRTYLGGRAVPSSVRWVGNQNSRWGSTTPADGSIRLSNKLQPMPQWVIDYVLVHELAHLLVAGHNAHFWSLVDAYPETQRAKAFLEGVAFATSRGLTGEAGPEDHSDTASDED; translated from the coding sequence ATGGCAGGCGCACGGGCAGGGGACCGCGACGTGCCCCAGGTGACCGACGACGGAGCTCCGGTTGTCGTGCGCCGGTCAACAAGGCGGCGTCGAACGGTCGCAGCATTTTGGGAAGACGGCAACGCCGTGGTCGCTATCCCGGCGAGCTTCACCAAGTCCCAGGAGCGTGAATGGGTACGGCGCATGCTCGCCAAACTCAAGAAGCAAGGCGAGCAGCGGTCCGGCAGGAGCAAGCGCCGCCCCGCAACTGATGAAGTACTTGCTGAGCACGCCGCGCATCTTTCTCGTACCTACCTCGGCGGGCGTGCTGTCCCGTCGTCGGTCCGTTGGGTCGGTAACCAGAACTCGCGGTGGGGTTCGACGACGCCCGCAGATGGCAGCATCAGGTTGTCCAACAAGCTCCAACCCATGCCGCAGTGGGTGATTGATTACGTCCTGGTGCACGAGCTCGCGCACTTGCTTGTCGCAGGGCATAACGCGCACTTTTGGTCGTTGGTTGACGCCTACCCCGAGACCCAGCGGGCCAAGGCCTTCCTGGAGGGAGTGGCCTTCGCGACGTCGAGGGGGCTCACCGGAGAAGCCGGCCCCGAAGACCACTCCGATACAGCCTCGGACGAGGATTAA
- the nudC gene encoding NAD(+) diphosphatase: MSHTESPALANHLMDTVLPVRPAMVDRGSGVRMKPGMVEDVIGSGTAKAMVISQRKALVTAERLWFGDATALWTALKESDAGAAAIYLGTTLMSSSLPEGTPVLLFTTAEPPVAGTATIPSDVEWAGFRDVAATLDAMDTALFIEASAISNWHATHTHCPQCGNPTEVEAGGWVRRCPKDNSEHYPRTDPAIIVTVVGPDGRLLLGGGGPVDAKNYSTLAGFVEPGESLEQAVVREIGEEVGVRVTACQYLGSQSWPFPASLMLGFTATTDDAVARPDGVEVTRARWFSRDELQEAVLSGEITISTRLSIARSLIEHWYGGVIEDLQP; this comes from the coding sequence ATGAGTCATACGGAGTCGCCGGCGCTTGCCAACCACCTGATGGACACTGTTCTTCCCGTCCGCCCTGCCATGGTGGATCGCGGTTCGGGCGTCCGTATGAAACCCGGCATGGTTGAAGACGTCATCGGTTCAGGCACTGCCAAGGCCATGGTCATCTCGCAGCGCAAAGCGCTGGTGACTGCGGAGAGGCTCTGGTTCGGCGACGCCACCGCCCTGTGGACCGCACTGAAGGAGTCCGACGCCGGTGCTGCCGCCATATATTTGGGTACCACCTTGATGTCGTCCTCGTTGCCGGAAGGAACCCCGGTCCTCCTGTTCACAACCGCCGAGCCCCCGGTTGCGGGAACGGCTACGATCCCCTCGGACGTCGAGTGGGCCGGGTTCCGGGATGTGGCTGCCACCTTGGATGCCATGGACACTGCACTGTTCATCGAAGCCAGTGCGATTTCCAACTGGCATGCCACCCACACGCACTGCCCGCAATGCGGCAACCCCACGGAGGTTGAAGCGGGCGGCTGGGTCCGGCGCTGTCCCAAGGACAACTCTGAACATTACCCGCGCACCGATCCTGCCATCATTGTCACCGTGGTGGGACCAGATGGTCGTCTCCTGCTGGGTGGCGGCGGACCCGTGGACGCCAAAAACTACTCAACCCTGGCTGGATTCGTGGAGCCGGGCGAATCCCTGGAACAAGCTGTGGTGCGGGAAATCGGAGAAGAGGTGGGTGTCCGCGTGACGGCCTGCCAATACCTTGGCTCGCAGTCCTGGCCTTTCCCCGCGTCCCTCATGCTGGGGTTCACGGCCACCACTGACGACGCCGTTGCCAGGCCGGACGGCGTGGAGGTAACACGGGCGCGGTGGTTCAGCAGGGATGAGCTGCAGGAAGCTGTGCTCAGCGGCGAGATCACGATTTCCACGCGGCTTTCGATTGCCCGTTCCCTGATCGAGCACTGGTACGGCGGCGTCATCGAAGATCTCCAGCCGTGA